In Poecile atricapillus isolate bPoeAtr1 chromosome 12, bPoeAtr1.hap1, whole genome shotgun sequence, one DNA window encodes the following:
- the TBX22 gene encoding T-box transcription factor TBX22 isoform X2, producing the protein MALSSRAHAFSVEALVGRSAKRKVPEGRDEEPGPGCRPGRRAPEAEKRPKAGAESRAGGVQVELQGSELWRRFHDIGTEMIITKAGRRMFPSVRVKVKGLEPLQQYYIAIDVVPVDSKRYRYVYHSSQWMVAGNTDHSCITPRLYIHPDSPCSGETWMRQIISFDRVKLTNNEMDDKGHIILQSMHKYKPRVHVIAQDSRFDLAQIQSLPAEGVQTFSFQETEFTTVTAYQNQQITKLKIDRNPFAKGFRDPGRNRGVLDGLLETYPWRAPLALDFKAFGADSQGGSSSSSPVASSGGTPSPLNPLLSPSCSPPTLHLPTSNLGMSCPESFLHPLNLPLYYKICPTSFLRQQALLFPSHEKLGATNPHLLPHFMVDMPKLSSLKNAKAEDLNAQCLQAPGSAGQMLYGLHASGNIFPSSPIAREALNCSLHPPYGLYGYNFSVPSRLMNAAGHFKVSDSIPAALRDGRCNHSNWHPTINHCL; encoded by the exons ATGGCGCTCAGCTCCCGGGCTCACGCCTTCTCGGTGGAAGCCCTGGTGGGACGCTCGGCCAAGAGGAAGGTGCCGGAGGGTCGCGATGAGgagcccggccccggctgccGGCCGGGTCGCAGAGCCCCGGAGGCGG AGAAGCGACCCAAGGCCGGTGCCGAGAGCCGGGCGGGCGGGGTGCAGGTGGAGCTGCAGGGCTCCGAGCTCTGGAGGAGGTTCCACGACATCGGCACTGAGATGATCATCACCAAGGCCGGCAG gAGGATGTTCCCGTCGGTCCGGGTGAAGGTGAAGGGGCTGGAGCCGCTGCAGCAATATTACATCGCCATCGACGTCGTGCCCGTGGACTCCAAAAGATACAG GTACGTCTATCACAGCTCGCAGTGGATGGTGGCGGGGAACACGGACCACTCCTGCATCACCCCGCGCCTCTACATCCACCCCGACTCCCCCTGCTCGGGGGAGACCTGGATGAGGCAAATCATCAGCTTCGACCGCGTGAAGCTCACCAACAACGAGATGGACGACAAGGGGCAC ATCATCCTGCAGTCCATGCACAAGTACAAGCCCCGCGTCCACGTTATCGCCCAGGATTCTCGCTTCGATCTAGCGCAGATCCAGTCGCTGCCGGCCGAGGGGGTGCAGACCTTCTCCTTCCAGGAGACCGAGTTCACCACCGTCACGGCCTACCAGAACCAGCAG ATCACGAAGCTGAAAATCGACAGGAATCCTTTCGCCAAAGGTTTTCGGGACCCCGGCAGGAACAG GGGGGTCCTGGACGGGCTCCTGGAGACCTACCCGTGGAGAGCCCCCCTCGCCCTGGACTTCAAGGCTTTCGGCGCAGACAGCCAGG gtGGGAGCTCCAGCTCTTCTCCAGTGGCCTCCAGCGGTGGGACCCCCTCTCCTCTGAACCCCCTGCTCTCTCCATCGTGCTCCCCTCCCACGCTTCACTTGCCCACGAGCAACCTGGGCATGTCGTGCCCCGAGAGCTTCCTGCACCCCCTCAACCTGCCCCTCTACTACAAGATCTGCCCTACGAGCTTCTTGAGACAGCAGGCGCTCCTCTTTCCGAGCCACGAAAAACTGGGAGCCACCAACCCACACCTTTTACCCCACTTCATGGTGGATATGCCCAAACTGTCTTCCCTGAAAAACGCCAAAGCCGAAGACTTAAACGCTCAGTGCCTACAAGCCCCCGGTTCTGCTGGTCAAATGCTGTATGGATTACATGCATCTGGAAACATTTTCCCATCAAGTCCCATTGCTCGGGAAGCACTTAATTGTTCTTTACATCCTCCATATGGCTTGTATGGTTATAACTTCTCTGTGCCATCCAGACTGATGAATGCAGCAGGGCATTTCAAAGTGAGTGACAGCATTCCGGCTGCTTTGAGGGACGGCAGATGCAATCACTCCAACTGGCACCCCACAATTAACCACTGCCTTTAG
- the TBX22 gene encoding T-box transcription factor TBX22 isoform X1 yields the protein MRSPAPAAGRVAEPRRRVGTGGSPARRGARAAPCPGSLPSRPLPFVFPAEKRPKAGAESRAGGVQVELQGSELWRRFHDIGTEMIITKAGRRMFPSVRVKVKGLEPLQQYYIAIDVVPVDSKRYRYVYHSSQWMVAGNTDHSCITPRLYIHPDSPCSGETWMRQIISFDRVKLTNNEMDDKGHIILQSMHKYKPRVHVIAQDSRFDLAQIQSLPAEGVQTFSFQETEFTTVTAYQNQQITKLKIDRNPFAKGFRDPGRNRGVLDGLLETYPWRAPLALDFKAFGADSQGGSSSSSPVASSGGTPSPLNPLLSPSCSPPTLHLPTSNLGMSCPESFLHPLNLPLYYKICPTSFLRQQALLFPSHEKLGATNPHLLPHFMVDMPKLSSLKNAKAEDLNAQCLQAPGSAGQMLYGLHASGNIFPSSPIAREALNCSLHPPYGLYGYNFSVPSRLMNAAGHFKVSDSIPAALRDGRCNHSNWHPTINHCL from the exons ATGAGgagcccggccccggctgccGGCCGGGTCGCAGAGCCCCGGAGGCGGGTGGGTACCGGAGGGAGCCCGGCGAGGCGGGGAGCCAGGGCCGCCCCCTGCCCCGGCAGCCTCCCGAGCCGCCCCCTGCCCTTTGTGTTCCCTGCAGAGAAGCGACCCAAGGCCGGTGCCGAGAGCCGGGCGGGCGGGGTGCAGGTGGAGCTGCAGGGCTCCGAGCTCTGGAGGAGGTTCCACGACATCGGCACTGAGATGATCATCACCAAGGCCGGCAG gAGGATGTTCCCGTCGGTCCGGGTGAAGGTGAAGGGGCTGGAGCCGCTGCAGCAATATTACATCGCCATCGACGTCGTGCCCGTGGACTCCAAAAGATACAG GTACGTCTATCACAGCTCGCAGTGGATGGTGGCGGGGAACACGGACCACTCCTGCATCACCCCGCGCCTCTACATCCACCCCGACTCCCCCTGCTCGGGGGAGACCTGGATGAGGCAAATCATCAGCTTCGACCGCGTGAAGCTCACCAACAACGAGATGGACGACAAGGGGCAC ATCATCCTGCAGTCCATGCACAAGTACAAGCCCCGCGTCCACGTTATCGCCCAGGATTCTCGCTTCGATCTAGCGCAGATCCAGTCGCTGCCGGCCGAGGGGGTGCAGACCTTCTCCTTCCAGGAGACCGAGTTCACCACCGTCACGGCCTACCAGAACCAGCAG ATCACGAAGCTGAAAATCGACAGGAATCCTTTCGCCAAAGGTTTTCGGGACCCCGGCAGGAACAG GGGGGTCCTGGACGGGCTCCTGGAGACCTACCCGTGGAGAGCCCCCCTCGCCCTGGACTTCAAGGCTTTCGGCGCAGACAGCCAGG gtGGGAGCTCCAGCTCTTCTCCAGTGGCCTCCAGCGGTGGGACCCCCTCTCCTCTGAACCCCCTGCTCTCTCCATCGTGCTCCCCTCCCACGCTTCACTTGCCCACGAGCAACCTGGGCATGTCGTGCCCCGAGAGCTTCCTGCACCCCCTCAACCTGCCCCTCTACTACAAGATCTGCCCTACGAGCTTCTTGAGACAGCAGGCGCTCCTCTTTCCGAGCCACGAAAAACTGGGAGCCACCAACCCACACCTTTTACCCCACTTCATGGTGGATATGCCCAAACTGTCTTCCCTGAAAAACGCCAAAGCCGAAGACTTAAACGCTCAGTGCCTACAAGCCCCCGGTTCTGCTGGTCAAATGCTGTATGGATTACATGCATCTGGAAACATTTTCCCATCAAGTCCCATTGCTCGGGAAGCACTTAATTGTTCTTTACATCCTCCATATGGCTTGTATGGTTATAACTTCTCTGTGCCATCCAGACTGATGAATGCAGCAGGGCATTTCAAAGTGAGTGACAGCATTCCGGCTGCTTTGAGGGACGGCAGATGCAATCACTCCAACTGGCACCCCACAATTAACCACTGCCTTTAG